The following coding sequences are from one Bradyrhizobium sp. 200 window:
- a CDS encoding ribbon-helix-helix domain-containing protein, with the protein MKSPVVKRSIVVAGHKTSVSLEEAFWNGMKEISGLRNMTLSELVGEIDSNRQQGNLSSAIRLFVLDYFRTRAMPAAATDAPRPQA; encoded by the coding sequence ATGAAGTCACCCGTCGTCAAACGCTCGATCGTGGTTGCCGGCCACAAGACCAGCGTCAGCCTCGAAGAGGCTTTCTGGAACGGCATGAAGGAAATCTCGGGCCTGCGGAACATGACGCTGTCCGAGTTGGTCGGCGAGATCGACAGCAATCGCCAGCAGGGCAATCTGTCCTCGGCGATCCGTCTCTTCGTGCTCGACTATTTCCGCACCCGCGCCATGCCGGCTGCCGCGACGGACGCTCCGCGGCCGCAGGCCTAA
- a CDS encoding DUF4169 family protein: MADVINLKRFKKRSEREQSARQADANRARFGRTKAERALDEHRKDRAGDLLDQHKLLDQHKLDDGDAS, encoded by the coding sequence ATGGCAGACGTGATCAACCTGAAGCGATTCAAGAAGCGCAGCGAGCGGGAGCAATCGGCAAGACAGGCCGACGCCAACCGCGCACGGTTTGGCCGCACCAAAGCCGAACGCGCGCTCGATGAACATCGCAAGGATCGCGCCGGCGATCTCTTGGACCAGCACAAGCTCTTGGACCAGCACAAGCTCGATGACGGAGACGCGTCATGA
- the fumC gene encoding class II fumarate hydratase has protein sequence MARSETSGNKSTRSETDSFGPIDVAADRYWGAQTERSRQNFKIGQDRMPMAIVHALGIVKLAAAQTNRELGLLDARRAGAITRAAREVIEGKLDDHFPLVVWQTGSGTQTNMNLNEVIANRANQMLGGELGAKKPVHPNDHVNMSQSSNDSFPTAMHIAAAGRITADLIPALGELHRELRKKEKAFAKIVKIGRTHTQDATPLTLGQEFSGYAAQVESGLARLRIAVKDLFPLAQGGTAVGTGLNSKPRFAKLFARHAAKITKLPFTSALNKFEALASNDAYVMVHGAINSVATGLFKIANDIRLLGSGPRSGLGELILPENEPGSSIMPGKVNPTQCEAMTMVCCQVFGNQTTVTVAGSQGHFELNVYKPVLAYCMMNSIQLLSDAARSFTEHCVVGIRADEKRIRELMERSLMLVTALAPKIGYDNAAKVAKSAHARGTTLKEEAVRLGFVSAAEFERLVQPDKMTHPG, from the coding sequence ATGGCTCGATCAGAAACATCTGGAAACAAATCTACCCGCAGTGAGACCGACAGCTTCGGTCCGATCGACGTTGCCGCCGACCGCTATTGGGGCGCCCAGACCGAGCGCTCGCGGCAGAATTTCAAGATCGGCCAGGATCGCATGCCGATGGCGATCGTCCATGCGCTCGGCATCGTCAAACTCGCCGCCGCCCAAACCAACCGGGAACTCGGATTGCTCGATGCGCGCCGCGCCGGCGCCATCACCCGCGCCGCACGCGAAGTGATCGAAGGCAAGCTTGACGATCACTTTCCCCTGGTCGTCTGGCAGACCGGCTCCGGCACCCAGACCAACATGAACCTCAACGAGGTGATCGCCAACCGCGCCAACCAGATGCTGGGCGGCGAACTCGGCGCCAAGAAGCCGGTTCATCCCAACGACCACGTCAACATGAGCCAGTCGTCGAACGATTCATTTCCGACCGCGATGCACATCGCCGCCGCGGGACGCATCACCGCCGACCTGATTCCAGCGCTCGGCGAACTGCATCGCGAATTGCGCAAGAAGGAAAAGGCGTTCGCCAAGATCGTCAAGATCGGGCGAACCCACACCCAGGACGCAACGCCGTTGACGCTGGGACAGGAATTCTCGGGCTACGCCGCACAGGTCGAGAGCGGGCTCGCGCGGCTGCGCATCGCGGTGAAGGATCTGTTCCCGCTGGCGCAGGGCGGAACCGCTGTCGGCACCGGCCTCAACTCGAAGCCGAGATTTGCAAAACTGTTTGCCAGGCACGCCGCGAAAATCACCAAACTTCCCTTTACCAGCGCGCTCAACAAATTCGAGGCGCTGGCTTCCAACGATGCCTATGTCATGGTGCATGGCGCGATCAATTCGGTGGCGACCGGCCTGTTCAAGATCGCCAACGACATTCGCCTGCTGGGCTCGGGCCCGCGTTCCGGTCTCGGCGAACTGATCCTGCCGGAAAACGAACCGGGCTCGTCGATCATGCCGGGCAAGGTCAACCCGACCCAGTGCGAAGCGATGACCATGGTCTGCTGCCAGGTGTTCGGTAACCAGACAACCGTCACCGTTGCCGGGAGCCAGGGACATTTCGAATTGAATGTTTACAAACCCGTATTGGCATATTGTATGATGAATTCCATTCAACTGCTGTCGGACGCGGCGCGCTCGTTCACCGAACATTGCGTGGTGGGCATACGCGCCGACGAAAAGCGAATCCGCGAATTGATGGAGCGCTCGCTGATGCTGGTCACCGCGCTGGCTCCGAAGATCGGATACGACAACGCGGCGAAGGTCGCCAAATCGGCGCACGCGCGCGGAACAACATTGAAGGAAGAGGCTGTACGTCTCGGGTTTGTGAGTGCCGCCGAATTCGAACGCCTGGTGCAGCCGGACAAAATGACACACCCGGGCTGA
- a CDS encoding ClpXP protease specificity-enhancing factor SspB encodes MATDHIRYDVLARDALRGVLRRVLTDAAEHGLPGEHHFFITFLSTADGVKLSPRLLAQYPEEMTIILQHQFWDLVVTEDRFEVGLSFGGIPERLVVPFAAIKSFLDPSVQFGLQFEPSEAATETPAAKLPTAPTPAALPVAAPDPAEESKDEPAKTSEGAEVVRLDRFRKK; translated from the coding sequence ATGGCGACCGATCATATCCGTTATGACGTGCTGGCGCGCGACGCGCTGCGCGGAGTGCTGCGCCGCGTGCTGACCGACGCCGCCGAACACGGCCTGCCCGGCGAGCATCATTTCTTCATCACCTTCCTGTCCACCGCCGACGGCGTGAAGCTGTCGCCGCGGCTGTTGGCGCAGTATCCGGAAGAGATGACGATCATCCTGCAGCATCAGTTCTGGGATCTGGTGGTGACGGAGGATCGTTTCGAGGTCGGCCTGTCGTTCGGCGGCATCCCCGAACGGCTGGTGGTGCCGTTCGCGGCGATCAAGAGCTTCCTCGATCCTTCGGTGCAGTTCGGATTGCAATTCGAGCCGTCGGAAGCCGCGACCGAAACGCCGGCGGCGAAGTTGCCGACGGCTCCCACTCCGGCTGCCCTGCCCGTCGCCGCGCCGGACCCGGCCGAGGAAAGCAAGGACGAGCCCGCGAAGACCAGCGAAGGCGCCGAAGTGGTTCGGCTGGATCGCTTCCGCAAGAAATAA
- a CDS encoding tripartite tricarboxylate transporter TctB family protein — MNATPGQEPVKSILPKWVRGPQDFIGGIALMGIALFALWASSDLQGMRGFSFGAGTAPRMFATLLLGLGAAITVVGVVTEGAHLAKYHWRGPLFVTLAILSFAFTIRPMGMIFAAMTSFVIAACGTSETKWVETLIVGACLTAFCSLLFPYALGLPLQLLPTFLIR; from the coding sequence ATGAACGCCACGCCCGGCCAGGAGCCGGTCAAATCTATCTTGCCGAAATGGGTTCGCGGCCCGCAGGATTTCATCGGCGGCATAGCCCTGATGGGCATCGCCTTGTTCGCCCTGTGGGCGTCCAGCGACCTGCAGGGCATGCGCGGATTTTCGTTCGGCGCGGGCACGGCGCCCCGGATGTTCGCAACGCTGCTGCTGGGACTGGGCGCGGCTATCACCGTTGTCGGCGTTGTCACCGAAGGCGCTCACCTTGCGAAGTATCACTGGCGAGGTCCGCTGTTCGTGACGCTGGCGATCCTGTCGTTTGCTTTCACGATCCGGCCGATGGGAATGATCTTCGCGGCCATGACAAGCTTCGTAATCGCGGCGTGCGGAACGTCCGAGACAAAGTGGGTGGAAACGCTGATCGTCGGCGCCTGCCTGACGGCGTTCTGCAGCCTTTTGTTTCCTTATGCGCTCGGTCTGCCTTTGCAGCTCCTGCCGACATTCCTGATCCGTTGA
- a CDS encoding tripartite tricarboxylate transporter permease, whose protein sequence is MGDLFSNLGLGFGVVFQFVQWTPAFLGGTSIPIPVNILLCLIGALVGTLVGVLPGIGTIATVAMLLPITFGLPPVGALIMLAGIYYGAQYGGSTTSILVNIPGEAGSVVTALDGFQMAKQGRAGPALAIAAIGSFFAGCVATVLIALLGAPLTKLALAFGPAEYFSLMVLGLIFAVVLAKGSVLKAISMIVFGLLLSMVGSDIETGASRMAFNIPELADGLGFATLAMGLFGFAEIIRNLDAGGETDRQLVQQKVSGLMPTAKDLRDSAPAIGRGTVLGSILGILPGGGAVIASFAAYTLEKKISKTPQKFGRGAIQGVAAPESANNAAAQTSFIPLLTLGIPPNAVMALMVGAMTIHGIVPGPQVMQKQPELVWGMIASMWVGNLMLLIINLPLVGIWVRLLRVPYRLMFPSIVIFCSIGIYSVNNAPTDVMLAGAFGLVGYWLIKHDFEPAPLLLGMVLGPLMEENLRRALLISRGDWSVFVTRPLSAVLMAIAAGLLVLTVLPTLRKKRDEVFVESEN, encoded by the coding sequence ATGGGAGATCTTTTTTCAAACCTTGGACTGGGCTTCGGCGTCGTTTTCCAGTTCGTTCAGTGGACGCCCGCATTCCTTGGCGGGACTTCCATTCCGATCCCCGTCAACATTCTGCTCTGCCTGATCGGTGCGCTGGTCGGCACGCTGGTCGGCGTGTTGCCGGGTATCGGCACCATCGCCACCGTGGCCATGCTGCTTCCGATCACCTTCGGCTTGCCGCCGGTGGGCGCGCTGATCATGCTGGCCGGCATCTACTACGGCGCGCAGTATGGCGGCTCGACCACGTCGATCCTGGTCAACATTCCCGGTGAGGCCGGCTCGGTGGTCACCGCGCTCGATGGCTTCCAGATGGCCAAGCAAGGCCGTGCCGGTCCGGCACTCGCGATCGCCGCGATCGGCTCGTTTTTCGCCGGCTGTGTCGCGACCGTGCTTATTGCCCTGCTGGGCGCGCCGCTCACCAAGCTCGCGCTGGCGTTCGGGCCTGCCGAGTATTTCTCGCTGATGGTGCTCGGCCTGATCTTCGCGGTCGTGCTCGCGAAAGGCTCGGTGCTGAAGGCGATCTCGATGATCGTGTTCGGCCTGCTGCTCTCCATGGTCGGGTCTGACATCGAGACCGGTGCGTCTCGCATGGCCTTCAACATTCCCGAACTGGCCGACGGTCTCGGTTTCGCCACGCTGGCGATGGGCCTGTTCGGATTTGCGGAGATCATCCGAAACCTTGATGCCGGCGGCGAAACCGATCGCCAGTTGGTTCAGCAAAAGGTCTCGGGCCTGATGCCGACGGCAAAGGACCTCAGGGATTCGGCGCCTGCGATCGGGCGCGGTACCGTGCTCGGATCGATCCTCGGCATTCTGCCGGGCGGCGGCGCCGTGATCGCATCGTTCGCGGCCTACACGCTCGAAAAGAAGATATCGAAAACGCCCCAGAAGTTCGGCCGTGGCGCGATCCAGGGCGTTGCGGCGCCAGAAAGCGCCAACAATGCTGCCGCCCAGACCTCGTTCATTCCATTGCTGACGCTTGGCATTCCGCCGAACGCGGTGATGGCGCTGATGGTCGGCGCGATGACCATTCACGGCATCGTGCCTGGCCCGCAGGTGATGCAGAAGCAGCCGGAGCTTGTCTGGGGCATGATTGCCTCGATGTGGGTCGGCAATCTCATGCTGCTCATCATCAACCTGCCGCTGGTCGGGATCTGGGTGCGACTCCTGCGTGTGCCGTATCGCCTGATGTTCCCGTCCATCGTGATTTTCTGCTCCATCGGCATCTACTCCGTGAACAACGCGCCGACAGACGTCATGCTCGCTGGCGCTTTCGGCTTGGTCGGATATTGGCTGATCAAGCATGATTTCGAGCCGGCACCGTTGCTGCTCGGCATGGTGCTTGGACCGCTGATGGAAGAGAATTTGAGGCGGGCGCTTCTGATCTCGCGCGGCGATTGGTCGGTCTTCGTAACCCGTCCCCTGTCTGCGGTGCTGATGGCGATTGCCGCTGGGTTGCTGGTCCTTACGGTGCTGCCAACGCTGCGCAAGAAACGTGACGAGGTGTTTGTGGAATCGGAGAACTGA
- a CDS encoding tripartite tricarboxylate transporter substrate binding protein BugD translates to MNCYGRSLASGCLAALAGLALMTTQALAQAYPTRSITMIVPFAAGGPTDVIARIVTGHMAQTLGQAIIIENVVGAGGTTATTRASKATNDGYTLITGHMGTHAASVPLYPKLAYHPEKDFEPVGLLAGTPILILARKDLPPKDLKEFIAYVKANETKVNAAHAGVGSVSNVSCELLNSVLGVKPIGVPFNGTGPAMNALVAGQVDYMCDQIVNAVPQINGGTIKAYAVATPERNPSLPNVPTTAEAGLPAFQAQAWNAIFAPKGTPADVVAKLNAAVVKALDDEGVRKRLLDLGSVIPPAADRTPAALGTLVKNEVAKWTPVLKPVN, encoded by the coding sequence ATGAATTGCTACGGTCGCTCGCTTGCGAGCGGTTGCCTCGCTGCGCTTGCCGGACTGGCGTTGATGACGACGCAGGCGCTGGCACAAGCCTATCCGACGCGCAGCATCACCATGATCGTGCCGTTCGCGGCAGGCGGTCCGACCGATGTCATCGCGCGCATCGTTACCGGCCATATGGCGCAGACGCTCGGTCAGGCCATCATCATCGAGAACGTCGTCGGCGCCGGCGGCACCACCGCCACCACGCGCGCATCGAAGGCCACCAATGACGGCTATACGCTGATAACAGGGCATATGGGCACGCACGCGGCCTCCGTGCCGCTTTATCCCAAGCTCGCCTATCACCCGGAGAAGGATTTCGAGCCGGTCGGGCTGCTCGCCGGCACGCCGATCCTGATCCTGGCGCGCAAGGACCTGCCGCCAAAGGACCTCAAGGAGTTCATCGCCTACGTCAAAGCGAATGAGACCAAGGTCAACGCGGCGCATGCCGGTGTCGGCTCGGTCTCGAATGTCTCGTGCGAGTTGCTGAACTCCGTGCTCGGCGTCAAGCCGATCGGCGTTCCCTTCAACGGCACGGGGCCTGCGATGAACGCGCTGGTGGCCGGGCAGGTCGATTACATGTGCGACCAGATCGTCAATGCGGTGCCACAGATCAACGGCGGCACCATCAAGGCCTATGCCGTGGCCACACCCGAGCGTAACCCGTCATTGCCTAATGTTCCCACCACCGCCGAGGCGGGCCTGCCGGCCTTCCAGGCCCAGGCCTGGAACGCAATCTTCGCGCCCAAGGGAACGCCTGCGGATGTCGTTGCCAAATTGAACGCCGCGGTCGTTAAGGCACTGGATGACGAGGGTGTGCGCAAGCGCCTGCTCGATCTCGGTAGCGTCATTCCGCCTGCCGCGGATCGTACGCCGGCCGCGCTGGGAACCCTGGTGAAGAACGAAGTCGCCAAGTGGACGCCGGTGCTCAAGCCGGTCAATTAA
- a CDS encoding thymidylate synthase gives MNQYHDLLERILSDGAEKHDRTGTGTLSIFGHQMRFNLSAGFPMLTTKRLPLKAIVHELLWFLAGDTNIKYLKDNGVSIWDEWADANGDLGPVYGSQWRSWPAPDGRSIDQISNVIDMIRRNPDSRRLIVSAWNPADVDKMALPPCHCLFQFYVASGKLSCQLYQRSADVFLGVPFNIASYSLLTMMVAQVTGLKPGDFVHSLGDTHLYSNHLEQARLQLTRPTRQLPVMKINPEVKDIFAFRYEDFALEGYDPHPHIKAEVAV, from the coding sequence ATGAACCAGTATCACGACCTGCTCGAACGGATTCTCTCTGACGGCGCGGAGAAGCACGACCGCACTGGCACCGGCACGTTGTCGATCTTCGGTCACCAGATGCGCTTCAACCTGTCGGCCGGATTTCCGATGCTGACCACCAAGCGGTTGCCGCTGAAGGCGATCGTGCACGAATTGCTGTGGTTTCTGGCCGGCGACACCAACATCAAATATCTCAAGGACAACGGCGTTTCGATCTGGGATGAATGGGCCGACGCCAACGGCGATCTCGGCCCGGTCTACGGATCGCAGTGGCGCTCGTGGCCCGCGCCGGACGGGCGCAGCATCGACCAGATTTCCAACGTCATCGACATGATCAGACGCAACCCGGATTCGCGGCGGCTGATCGTGAGCGCGTGGAATCCGGCCGACGTCGACAAGATGGCGCTGCCGCCCTGTCACTGCCTGTTTCAGTTCTACGTCGCGAGCGGCAAGCTCTCCTGCCAGCTCTATCAGCGTTCCGCCGACGTGTTTCTCGGCGTGCCCTTCAACATCGCATCCTATTCGCTGCTGACCATGATGGTAGCGCAGGTGACGGGATTGAAGCCCGGCGATTTCGTGCACTCGCTTGGCGATACGCATCTCTACTCCAACCACCTCGAACAGGCGCGGCTGCAACTGACGCGGCCGACGCGTCAATTGCCGGTCATGAAGATCAATCCGGAAGTGAAGGATATCTTCGCGTTCCGTTACGAGGATTTTGCGCTCGAAGGCTACGATCCGCACCCCCACATCAAGGCCGAAGTGGCCGTATGA
- a CDS encoding GNAT family N-acetyltransferase: MSLTIRRARPGEAGLVLSFVRELAEYEKLLHEMEATEADIDAALFGANPRLFCEIAEWNGEPAGFAVWFVNFSTFSGRSGVYLEDLFVRPALRGKGIGKALLVHLARECVANGWSRLQWSVLDWNTPSIEFYKSLGAVLMDEWTICRVGGPDLTALAQGIR; encoded by the coding sequence ATGTCCCTTACGATCCGCCGCGCGCGGCCGGGCGAAGCGGGACTTGTCCTGTCCTTCGTTCGCGAACTCGCCGAATACGAAAAGCTGCTTCACGAAATGGAGGCGACGGAGGCCGACATCGATGCGGCGCTGTTCGGCGCCAATCCGCGATTGTTCTGCGAGATCGCCGAATGGAACGGCGAGCCGGCCGGCTTTGCGGTCTGGTTCGTCAATTTCTCGACCTTCAGCGGCCGCTCCGGGGTCTATCTGGAAGATCTGTTCGTTCGCCCGGCGCTGCGCGGCAAGGGCATCGGCAAGGCGCTGCTGGTGCATCTGGCAAGGGAATGCGTGGCAAACGGCTGGTCGCGTTTGCAATGGTCGGTGCTCGACTGGAACACGCCGTCGATCGAATTCTACAAATCGCTCGGCGCGGTCCTGATGGACGAGTGGACGATATGCCGGGTCGGCGGTCCTGATCTGACGGCGCTGGCGCAAGGGATCAGATAA
- a CDS encoding dihydrofolate reductase — translation MEIVLIVAVAENGVIGAGGAIPWRLKSDMQRLKAMTMGKPIVMGRKTFESFPRGPLPGRTNIVVTRDAAYRADGAVVTTSFADARAIATGDALRRFATEIAVIGGAEIYAQWMDNADRLEITEVHARPEGDTRFPPVDPAAWEEVARVRNPAGPHDSADFSYVTFRRRQQR, via the coding sequence ATGGAAATCGTTCTCATCGTTGCGGTCGCCGAGAACGGCGTGATCGGCGCTGGCGGCGCCATTCCGTGGCGGCTGAAATCCGACATGCAGCGGTTGAAGGCGATGACGATGGGAAAGCCGATCGTGATGGGCCGCAAGACCTTCGAGTCGTTTCCTCGCGGGCCGCTGCCCGGACGGACCAATATCGTGGTCACGCGCGATGCCGCCTATCGCGCGGATGGCGCTGTGGTCACGACTTCCTTTGCCGACGCCAGGGCGATCGCCACCGGTGATGCACTGCGGCGTTTCGCCACTGAGATTGCCGTGATCGGCGGCGCGGAAATCTATGCCCAATGGATGGACAACGCCGATCGCCTGGAGATTACCGAGGTGCACGCCCGGCCCGAGGGCGACACGCGTTTCCCACCCGTCGATCCAGCCGCTTGGGAAGAGGTGGCGCGCGTGCGGAATCCGGCCGGTCCGCACGACAGCGCTGATTTCTCCTATGTGACATTTCGTCGGCGCCAACAGCGTTAA
- the hflK gene encoding FtsH protease activity modulator HflK gives MPWKNQGGGPWGQGPKGPWGGGPQSVGPRPPDLEDLLRRGQDKLQQLLPGGHFSGMGIALVLAGALVIWGLSGFFRVQSEELGVVLRFGKHVRTVEPGLNYHLPYPIETVLLPKALRVSTLSIGMSLIDDPARRGRTMRDVPEESLMLTGDENIVDVDFTVLWRIKPNGVGNFLFNIQNPEGTVKAVAESAMREVIGRSQIQPILTGARNTTEQAVHELMQKTLDTYGSGVQITQVQMQKVDPPAQVIDAFRDVQAARADFERLQNEAQSYANRVVPDARGRAAQILQVAEGYKEQAVAEAKGQSARFSKVYDEYKKAPDVTRQRIYLETMERILGGSEKLVYDGGNSAQSLVPYLPLSELTPRRPAPAAGQQQSGGTR, from the coding sequence ATGCCGTGGAAGAATCAAGGCGGAGGCCCATGGGGCCAGGGTCCCAAGGGACCATGGGGCGGTGGTCCGCAATCGGTCGGGCCAAGGCCACCTGATCTGGAAGACCTTCTGCGGCGCGGTCAGGACAAGCTGCAGCAGCTTCTGCCGGGTGGACATTTCAGCGGCATGGGCATCGCGCTGGTGCTGGCCGGCGCGCTGGTGATCTGGGGATTGTCCGGATTCTTCCGCGTGCAGTCGGAAGAACTCGGCGTCGTGCTGCGCTTCGGCAAGCATGTGCGCACCGTGGAACCCGGCCTGAATTACCATCTGCCCTATCCGATCGAAACCGTGCTGCTGCCAAAGGCGCTGCGCGTCTCCACGCTCTCGATCGGCATGTCGCTGATCGACGATCCGGCGCGGCGCGGCCGCACCATGCGGGACGTGCCGGAAGAAAGCCTGATGCTGACCGGCGACGAAAACATCGTCGACGTCGATTTCACGGTGCTGTGGCGTATCAAGCCGAATGGCGTTGGCAATTTTCTCTTCAACATCCAGAATCCCGAAGGCACCGTGAAGGCGGTGGCCGAAAGCGCGATGCGCGAGGTGATCGGGCGTTCGCAGATCCAGCCGATCCTCACAGGCGCCCGCAACACCACCGAGCAGGCCGTCCATGAGCTGATGCAGAAGACGCTGGATACCTACGGCTCCGGCGTGCAGATCACGCAGGTGCAGATGCAGAAGGTCGACCCGCCCGCGCAGGTCATCGACGCGTTCCGCGACGTGCAGGCCGCGCGTGCCGACTTCGAGCGGCTGCAGAACGAGGCGCAGAGCTACGCCAACCGCGTCGTCCCGGACGCGCGCGGACGCGCCGCGCAGATCCTGCAGGTCGCCGAAGGTTACAAGGAACAGGCGGTCGCCGAGGCCAAGGGCCAGAGCGCGCGCTTCTCGAAAGTCTACGACGAATACAAGAAGGCGCCTGACGTGACGCGGCAGCGAATCTATCTGGAGACGATGGAGCGGATTCTCGGCGGGTCCGAGAAGCTGGTCTATGATGGCGGCAATTCCGCACAGAGCCTTGTGCCGTATCTGCCGCTCAGCGAACTGACGCCGCGCCGTCCGGCGCCGGCGGCTGGCCAGCAGCAGAGCGGAGGCACGCGATGA